The Streptomyces phaeolivaceus genome has a window encoding:
- the treS gene encoding maltose alpha-D-glucosyltransferase: MIVNEPVPDTFEDTPQKDRDPDWFKRAVFYEVLVRSFQDSNGDGIGDLKGLTAKLDYLQWLGIDCIWLPPFFKSPLRDGGYDVSDYTAVLPEFGDLADFVEFVDAAHQRGMRVIIDFVMNHTSDQHPWFQESRNDPDGPYGDYYVWAEDDKQFPGARIIFVDTEASNWTFDPVRKQYYWHRFFSHQPDLNYENPAVQEEIVSALRFWLDLGIDGFRLDAVPYLYQQEGTNCENLPATHHFLKRVRKEIDAHYPDTVLLAEANQWPEDVVDYFGDFPSGGDECHMAFHFPVMPRIFMAVRRESRYPVSEILAKTPAIPSRCQWGIFLRNHDELTLEMVTDEERDYMYAEYAKDPRMRANIGIRRRLAPLLDNDRNQIELFTALLLSLPGSPILYYGDEIGMGDNIWLGDRDAVRTPMQWTPDRNAGFSSCDPGRLSLPTIMDPVYGYQVTNVEASMSSPASLLHWTRRMIEIRKQNPAFGLGTYTELQSSNPAVLAFLREAPSTEGDGDDLVLCVNNFSRFAQPTELDLRAYEGRHLVELIGGVRFPAIGELPYLLTLAGHGFYWFRLRKDAV; this comes from the coding sequence ATGATCGTCAACGAGCCCGTTCCGGACACCTTCGAGGACACTCCGCAGAAGGACCGGGACCCGGACTGGTTCAAACGCGCCGTCTTCTACGAAGTGCTGGTCCGTTCCTTCCAGGACAGCAACGGCGACGGCATCGGCGACCTCAAGGGCCTGACCGCGAAACTCGACTATCTGCAGTGGCTCGGCATCGACTGCATCTGGCTGCCGCCGTTCTTCAAATCCCCCCTCCGCGACGGCGGCTACGACGTCTCCGACTACACGGCCGTCCTCCCCGAATTCGGCGACCTCGCAGACTTCGTGGAATTCGTCGACGCCGCCCACCAGCGCGGCATGCGGGTCATCATCGACTTCGTCATGAACCACACCAGCGACCAGCACCCGTGGTTCCAGGAATCGAGAAATGACCCCGACGGCCCCTACGGCGACTACTACGTATGGGCCGAAGACGACAAACAGTTCCCCGGCGCCCGCATCATCTTCGTCGACACCGAAGCCTCCAACTGGACCTTCGACCCCGTCCGCAAGCAGTACTACTGGCACCGCTTCTTCTCCCACCAACCCGATCTCAACTACGAGAACCCGGCGGTGCAGGAGGAGATTGTCTCGGCGCTGCGGTTCTGGCTGGACCTGGGCATCGACGGCTTCCGGCTGGACGCCGTGCCGTACCTGTACCAGCAGGAGGGCACCAACTGCGAAAACCTTCCGGCAACCCATCATTTCCTGAAGCGGGTGCGGAAGGAGATCGACGCGCACTACCCCGACACGGTGCTGCTGGCGGAGGCGAACCAGTGGCCGGAGGACGTGGTCGACTACTTCGGCGACTTCCCGAGCGGTGGCGACGAGTGCCATATGGCGTTCCATTTCCCGGTGATGCCCCGCATCTTCATGGCGGTCCGGCGGGAATCCCGCTACCCGGTCTCGGAAATCCTCGCCAAGACCCCCGCCATCCCCTCCCGCTGCCAATGGGGAATCTTCCTCCGCAACCACGACGAACTCACCCTCGAAATGGTCACGGACGAAGAACGCGACTACATGTACGCGGAATACGCCAAAGACCCCCGCATGCGCGCCAACATCGGCATCCGCCGCCGCCTCGCCCCCCTCCTCGACAACGACCGCAACCAGATCGAACTCTTCACCGCCCTCCTGCTCTCCCTCCCCGGCTCGCCGATCCTCTACTACGGCGACGAGATCGGCATGGGCGACAACATCTGGCTCGGCGACCGCGACGCCGTACGCACCCCCATGCAGTGGACCCCCGACCGCAACGCCGGCTTCTCCTCCTGCGACCCGGGACGGCTGTCGCTGCCGACGATCATGGATCCGGTCTACGGCTACCAGGTGACGAACGTCGAGGCGTCGATGTCGTCACCGGCCTCGCTGCTGCACTGGACCCGGCGCATGATCGAGATCCGCAAGCAGAACCCGGCGTTCGGCCTCGGCACCTACACCGAACTCCAGTCGTCCAACCCGGCCGTCCTCGCCTTCCTGAGGGAGGCGCCCTCCACCGAGGGCGACGGGGACGACCTGGTGCTGTGCGTGAACAACTTCTCCCGTTTCGCACAGCCCACCGAACTCGATCTGCGCGCCTACGAAGGACGCCACCTCGTCGAACTCATCGGCGGAGTGCGCTTCCCGGCCATCGGCGAACTGCCCTATCTCCTCACCCTCGCGGGCCACGGCTTCTACTGGTTCCGCCTGCGGAAGGACGCCGTGTAA
- a CDS encoding alpha-1,4-glucan--maltose-1-phosphate maltosyltransferase, with protein MPATHHSSPPPTTSTTTAPPDSTDARPVRPARTGSPAPSAPPPKPPTTPGAPTIGRIPVLDVRPTVHHGRRPAKAVVGEAFEISAVVIREGHDAVAANVVLRDPEGRPAGWTPMRELAPGTDRWGATVAVPSEGVWSYAVEGWGDPVTTWRHHARIKIPAGIDTELVLEEGARLHERAADGIPEGGAGRGTLRAAVDALRDTARPDSSRLAAALAPEVDEVLTRHPLRELVTSSEPLPLLVERERALFGSWYEFFPRSEGTPEQPHGTFRTAARRLPAIAAMGFDVVYLPPIHPIGTTFRKGRNNTLSPTPDDVGVPWAIGSPEGGHDAVHPGLGTIDDFDHFVTEARALGLEVALDFALQCSPDHPWVHKHPEWFHHRPDGTIAHAENPPKKYQDIYPIAFDADLPGLIAETTRVLRHWMDHGVRIFRVDNPHTKPVVFWEHVIADINTTDPDVLFLAEAFTRPAMMHTLAATGFQQSYTYFTWRTTKTELTEYATELAGEAASYMRPNLFVNTPDILHAFLQEGGRPAFELRAVLAATLSPTWGVYSGYELCENTPLKPGSEEYLDSEKYQLRPRDWDTAARDGRTIAPLLGKLNEIRRRSPALRQLRDLRFHHADQDAVIVYSKRAGSNTVLVVVNLDPHHTQEATVSLDMPQLGLDWHESVLVRDELTGEVYTWGRNNYVRLEPGRAPAHVLTVLRPSNPQIGGSPT; from the coding sequence ATGCCCGCCACGCACCACTCGTCACCACCCCCGACGACCAGTACCACCACCGCACCACCCGACAGCACCGACGCACGCCCCGTACGCCCGGCGCGCACAGGCTCGCCCGCGCCGTCCGCGCCACCGCCGAAGCCCCCGACGACGCCGGGCGCCCCCACCATCGGGCGGATACCGGTTCTGGACGTACGGCCGACGGTCCACCATGGCCGCCGGCCGGCGAAGGCCGTCGTGGGCGAGGCGTTCGAGATCTCGGCCGTCGTCATCCGGGAGGGCCATGACGCGGTGGCCGCCAATGTCGTGCTGAGGGACCCGGAGGGCCGTCCGGCCGGCTGGACCCCGATGCGCGAACTCGCCCCCGGCACCGACCGCTGGGGCGCCACCGTCGCCGTACCGAGCGAGGGCGTCTGGTCCTACGCCGTGGAGGGCTGGGGCGACCCGGTCACCACCTGGCGGCACCACGCCCGCATCAAGATCCCGGCGGGTATCGACACCGAACTCGTCCTGGAGGAGGGCGCCCGCCTCCATGAACGCGCCGCCGACGGGATCCCCGAGGGCGGGGCCGGCCGGGGCACGCTCCGCGCCGCCGTGGACGCGCTGCGGGACACCGCGCGCCCCGACTCCTCCCGGTTGGCGGCGGCGTTGGCCCCGGAGGTGGACGAGGTCCTGACCCGCCACCCCCTGCGCGAGCTGGTCACGTCCTCCGAGCCGTTGCCGCTGCTGGTGGAGCGGGAGAGGGCCCTGTTCGGGTCCTGGTACGAGTTCTTCCCGCGTTCCGAGGGCACCCCCGAGCAGCCCCACGGAACCTTCCGCACCGCCGCCCGCCGCCTCCCGGCCATCGCCGCGATGGGCTTCGACGTCGTCTACCTGCCCCCGATCCACCCGATCGGGACCACCTTCCGCAAAGGCCGCAACAACACCCTCTCCCCCACCCCCGACGACGTCGGCGTGCCCTGGGCGATCGGCTCCCCCGAGGGCGGCCACGACGCCGTCCACCCCGGCCTCGGCACGATCGACGACTTCGACCACTTCGTCACCGAGGCCCGCGCACTCGGCCTGGAAGTCGCCCTGGACTTCGCCCTCCAGTGCTCCCCCGACCACCCCTGGGTGCACAAACACCCCGAGTGGTTCCACCACCGCCCCGACGGCACCATCGCCCACGCGGAGAACCCGCCGAAGAAGTACCAGGACATCTACCCCATCGCCTTCGACGCCGACCTGCCCGGCCTCATCGCCGAGACCACCCGCGTCCTGCGGCACTGGATGGACCACGGCGTCCGCATCTTCCGCGTCGACAACCCCCACACCAAACCGGTGGTCTTCTGGGAACACGTCATCGCCGACATCAACACCACCGACCCCGACGTCCTCTTCCTCGCCGAGGCCTTCACCCGCCCCGCGATGATGCACACCCTCGCCGCCACCGGCTTCCAGCAGTCCTACACCTACTTCACCTGGCGCACCACCAAAACCGAACTCACCGAGTACGCCACCGAACTCGCCGGCGAAGCCGCGAGCTACATGCGGCCCAACCTCTTCGTCAACACCCCCGACATCCTCCACGCCTTCCTCCAGGAAGGCGGCCGGCCCGCCTTCGAACTCCGCGCCGTCCTCGCCGCCACCCTCTCCCCCACCTGGGGCGTCTACTCCGGCTACGAACTCTGCGAGAACACCCCCCTCAAACCCGGCAGCGAGGAATACCTCGACTCCGAGAAGTACCAACTCCGCCCCCGCGACTGGGACACAGCCGCACGAGACGGACGTACCATCGCCCCACTGCTCGGCAAGCTCAACGAGATCAGGCGTCGGAGCCCGGCGCTGCGCCAGTTGCGGGATCTGCGCTTCCACCACGCCGATCAGGACGCGGTGATCGTCTACTCGAAGCGCGCGGGCTCGAACACGGTTCTGGTGGTGGTCAACCTCGACCCCCACCACACCCAGGAGGCCACGGTCTCGTTGGACATGCCGCAACTGGGCCTGGACTGGCATGAGTCCGTGCTGGTGCGCGACGAGCTCACCGGCGAGGTCTACACCTGGGGCAGGAACAACTATGTACGTCTTGAACCGGGCCGCGCGCCCGCCCACGTACTGACCGTCCTGCGACCGTCCAACCCGCAGATCGGGGGGTCACCCACATAA
- a CDS encoding S8 family peptidase: MHDPTEARNRRGRWAGGLTAVLTAVALSAISPPAHAAAEGFVLGAGGPGSVSGSYIVTLKAGTDAPSKAGKGIAAKYGAKIRHMYSTALNGYSVTAGEKQAGRLAADSRVASVVQDTRVTQDRRQSHPPSWGLDRVDQRDLPPDKSYTWPDSAGRGVTVYVIDTGVRISHKEFGGRAVNGWDFVQNDRTAQDGNGHGTHVAGTVAGATFGVARKAKVVAVRVLDDAGGGTTAQVIAGIDWVTEHARKPAVANMSLGGPGNAQLDTAVRNSIASGVTFTVAAGNDGIAAGLSSPARVKQAITVGATDRKDVRAPFSNWGPSLDLFAPGVSITSASHRDDTGKVTSSGTSMAAPHAAGAAALYLADHPRAAPAEVGRALVKRAVSGKVKDRYPGSPNRLLHVDNP, from the coding sequence ATGCACGATCCGACAGAGGCGAGAAACCGGCGCGGGCGCTGGGCGGGAGGGCTCACGGCGGTACTGACGGCCGTCGCGCTTTCGGCCATCTCCCCGCCGGCGCATGCCGCCGCGGAGGGGTTCGTCCTCGGAGCCGGTGGTCCCGGTTCCGTCAGCGGCAGTTACATAGTCACCCTCAAGGCGGGAACGGACGCCCCGTCGAAGGCCGGAAAGGGCATAGCGGCGAAGTACGGGGCGAAAATACGCCATATGTACAGCACCGCCCTGAACGGCTACTCCGTGACGGCCGGTGAGAAACAGGCCGGGCGGCTCGCGGCGGACTCCCGGGTGGCCTCGGTCGTCCAGGACACGAGGGTCACCCAGGACCGGCGGCAGTCGCACCCGCCCTCGTGGGGCCTGGACCGTGTCGACCAGCGGGACCTGCCGCCGGACAAGAGCTACACCTGGCCGGACTCGGCGGGCCGGGGCGTCACCGTGTATGTGATCGACACCGGCGTCCGGATCAGCCACAAGGAGTTCGGCGGCCGGGCCGTCAACGGCTGGGACTTCGTCCAGAACGACCGGACCGCCCAGGACGGCAACGGCCACGGCACCCATGTCGCGGGCACCGTCGCGGGGGCCACGTTCGGGGTCGCCAGGAAGGCGAAGGTCGTCGCCGTACGGGTGCTCGACGACGCGGGCGGCGGCACGACCGCCCAGGTCATCGCGGGCATCGACTGGGTGACCGAGCACGCGCGGAAGCCGGCCGTGGCCAATATGAGCCTCGGCGGCCCCGGCAACGCCCAGCTCGACACGGCCGTACGCAACTCCATCGCCTCCGGTGTCACCTTCACGGTCGCCGCCGGCAACGACGGGATCGCCGCGGGCCTCTCGTCACCCGCCCGCGTCAAGCAGGCGATCACCGTCGGCGCCACCGACCGGAAGGACGTCCGCGCCCCCTTCTCGAACTGGGGCCCGAGCCTGGACCTGTTCGCCCCCGGTGTCTCCATCACCTCCGCCTCCCATCGCGACGACACCGGGAAGGTGACCTCCTCGGGTACGTCCATGGCCGCCCCGCACGCCGCGGGCGCGGCGGCGCTGTATCTGGCCGACCATCCCCGGGCCGCCCCGGCGGAGGTGGGCAGGGCGCTGGTCAAGCGTGCGGTTTCGGGCAAGGTCAAGGACAGATATCCGGGCTCCCCGAACAGGCTTCTCCACGTCGACAACCCGTAG
- the glgP gene encoding alpha-glucan family phosphorylase, with protein sequence MKAIRRFTVRPVLPEALHPLSELARNLRWSWHAETRDLFQSVDPERWAASGGDPVRLLGSVSTRRLAELAEDRRFLRRLTAVADDLRDYVTGDRWYQEQGRGQGQGQPRIPGQAQPQPPSPGQAQTSEPPAATTSELPAAIAYFSPEFGITAALPQYSGGLGILAGDHLKAASDLGVPLIGVGLLYRHGYFRQTLSRDGWQQEHYPVLDPNELPLVPLQDTDGTPAQVGLALPGGRRLHARIWQAQVGRVPLLLLDSDVEENDLGERGVTDRLYGGGSEHRLLQEMLLGIGGVRAVRAYCRITGHAGPEVFHTNEGHAGFLGLERIAELCDEGLDFDSGLEAVRSGTVFTTHTPVPAGIDRFDRELVARHFGPDAELPRIDVGRILGLGMETYGGGDPNVFNMAVMGLRLAQRANGVSLLHGQVSREMFSGLWPGFDPDEVPITSVTNGVHAPTWVAPEVFRLGARQIGAERTEDAMSVGGSERWDAVGDIPDQDIWELRRDLREQLVVEVRERLHASWRQRGAGTAELGWIDGVLDPDVLTIGFARRVPSYKRLTLMLRDPDRLMDLLLHPERPIQIVVAGKAHPADDGGKRLVQELVRFADDPRVRHRLVFLPDYGMAMAQKLYPGCDVWLNNPLRPLEACGTSGMKAALNGCLNLSVLDGWWDEWFRPDFGWAIPTADGTATAEDQDRRDDVEAAALYDLLEQRVAPRFYERGQGGLPDRWIEMVRETLTHLGPKVLAGRMVREYVERLYAPAARAHRALVPDTARELAEWKARVRGAWHRVTVDHVETSAAPASTAAELGATLVLRVRVGLGELGPDDVEVQAVSGRVDTEDRITDATYVPLKPTSGPDEEGRWSYEGPLSLDRTGSFGYTVRILPTHRLLASAAELGLVAVPSEELTEEAGVLMR encoded by the coding sequence GTGAAGGCCATCCGCAGATTCACCGTCCGACCCGTCCTCCCCGAAGCCCTCCATCCGCTCAGCGAACTGGCGCGCAATCTGCGCTGGTCCTGGCACGCGGAGACCCGTGACCTCTTCCAGTCGGTCGACCCCGAGCGCTGGGCGGCGTCGGGCGGCGACCCCGTACGCCTGCTCGGCTCCGTCTCCACCCGGCGCCTCGCCGAACTCGCCGAGGACCGGCGGTTTCTGCGCCGGCTGACCGCCGTCGCCGACGACCTGCGTGACTATGTCACCGGGGACCGCTGGTACCAGGAGCAGGGACGGGGGCAGGGCCAAGGGCAGCCCCGTATCCCGGGACAGGCGCAGCCGCAGCCGCCGTCCCCGGGGCAGGCACAGACGTCCGAACCTCCGGCCGCCACGACGTCCGAACTCCCCGCCGCCATCGCCTACTTCTCGCCCGAGTTCGGCATCACCGCCGCCCTGCCGCAGTACTCCGGCGGCCTCGGCATCCTCGCCGGCGACCATCTGAAGGCGGCCAGCGACCTCGGCGTCCCGCTGATCGGCGTCGGACTGCTCTACCGGCACGGCTACTTCCGGCAGACCCTGTCCCGGGACGGCTGGCAGCAGGAGCACTATCCCGTCCTCGACCCCAACGAACTGCCCCTGGTACCGCTCCAGGACACCGACGGCACCCCGGCCCAGGTCGGCCTGGCACTGCCCGGCGGGCGCCGGCTGCACGCCCGGATCTGGCAGGCCCAGGTCGGCCGGGTGCCGCTGCTGCTGCTCGACTCGGACGTCGAGGAGAACGACCTCGGCGAACGCGGAGTGACCGACCGGCTGTACGGCGGCGGCAGCGAACACCGGCTCCTCCAGGAGATGCTGCTCGGCATCGGAGGGGTGCGGGCCGTACGCGCGTACTGCCGGATCACCGGCCACGCCGGGCCCGAGGTCTTCCACACCAACGAGGGGCACGCCGGCTTCCTCGGCCTGGAACGCATCGCCGAACTCTGCGACGAGGGGCTCGACTTCGACTCCGGTCTGGAGGCGGTCCGCTCCGGCACCGTCTTCACCACCCACACCCCCGTCCCCGCCGGCATCGACCGCTTCGACCGCGAACTGGTCGCCCGCCACTTCGGCCCCGACGCCGAACTCCCCCGCATCGACGTGGGCCGCATCCTCGGGCTCGGCATGGAGACGTACGGCGGCGGCGACCCGAACGTCTTCAACATGGCGGTGATGGGACTGCGGCTCGCCCAGCGCGCCAACGGCGTCTCCCTGCTGCACGGGCAGGTCAGCAGGGAGATGTTCTCGGGCCTGTGGCCCGGCTTCGACCCGGACGAGGTGCCGATCACCTCGGTCACCAACGGGGTGCACGCCCCGACCTGGGTGGCCCCGGAGGTGTTCCGACTCGGCGCCCGGCAGATCGGCGCCGAACGGACCGAGGACGCCATGTCCGTCGGCGGCTCCGAACGCTGGGACGCCGTCGGCGACATCCCCGACCAGGACATCTGGGAGCTGCGCCGGGACCTGCGCGAGCAACTCGTCGTCGAGGTACGGGAACGCCTGCACGCCTCCTGGCGGCAGCGCGGCGCCGGTACGGCGGAGCTGGGCTGGATCGACGGCGTCCTCGACCCCGACGTCCTCACCATCGGCTTCGCCCGCCGCGTCCCCTCGTACAAACGACTGACCCTGATGCTGCGCGACCCCGACCGTCTGATGGATCTCCTCCTCCACCCCGAGCGGCCGATCCAGATCGTGGTCGCGGGCAAGGCGCACCCGGCGGACGACGGCGGGAAACGCCTGGTGCAGGAGCTGGTGCGGTTCGCGGACGACCCGCGCGTCCGGCACCGCCTGGTGTTCCTGCCCGACTACGGCATGGCCATGGCCCAGAAGCTGTACCCGGGCTGCGACGTCTGGCTCAACAACCCGCTCCGCCCCCTGGAGGCGTGCGGGACGAGCGGGATGAAGGCGGCCCTCAACGGCTGTCTCAACCTGTCCGTGCTGGACGGCTGGTGGGACGAGTGGTTCCGGCCGGACTTCGGCTGGGCCATCCCCACCGCCGACGGCACGGCCACGGCCGAGGACCAGGACCGCCGGGACGACGTGGAGGCCGCCGCCCTCTACGACCTGCTGGAACAGCGGGTCGCCCCGCGCTTCTACGAACGCGGGCAGGGCGGACTGCCCGACCGCTGGATCGAGATGGTCCGCGAGACCCTCACCCACCTCGGGCCCAAGGTGCTCGCCGGCCGTATGGTCCGCGAGTACGTCGAGCGCCTGTACGCCCCGGCCGCGCGCGCCCACCGGGCGCTGGTCCCGGACACCGCCCGCGAACTGGCCGAGTGGAAGGCACGGGTGCGGGGCGCCTGGCACCGGGTGACCGTGGACCATGTGGAGACCTCGGCGGCCCCCGCGAGCACGGCCGCCGAACTCGGCGCGACGCTGGTGCTGCGCGTCCGGGTCGGCCTGGGCGAGCTGGGCCCGGACGACGTCGAGGTCCAGGCGGTCTCCGGTCGCGTCGACACCGAGGACCGGATCACGGACGCCACGTACGTCCCGCTGAAGCCGACGAGCGGACCCGACGAGGAGGGCCGCTGGTCCTACGAGGGCCCGCTCTCCCTGGACCGCACCGGCTCCTTCGGCTACACGGTCCGCATCCTGCCCACCCACCGGTTGCTGGCCTCGGCCGCCGAACTGGGGCTGGTGGCGGTGCCGTCGGAGGAGCTGACGGAGGAGGCGGGGGTGCTGATGCGGTAG
- a CDS encoding DUF1990 family protein, whose translation MPETNGPLPEGPFTYDAVGATREGHCPPDFNALHVRSRIGEGTDVFQRAAHAVRTWEMHRAMGVGIRTDAAEAAPGVDVTVTLGGLIKAPCRIVWTVDEPRRKGWAYGTLPGHPECGEEAFIVDRTGDGTVWLTVTAFSRGAKWYARAAGPATRGLQHAYARRCGVILRRLADNPKG comes from the coding sequence ATGCCCGAAACCAACGGCCCGCTCCCCGAGGGCCCTTTCACCTACGACGCGGTCGGCGCGACCCGTGAGGGCCACTGCCCGCCCGACTTCAACGCCCTCCACGTCCGCTCCCGCATAGGCGAGGGCACGGATGTGTTCCAGCGCGCCGCGCACGCCGTCCGCACCTGGGAGATGCACCGCGCGATGGGCGTCGGCATACGGACGGACGCGGCGGAGGCCGCCCCGGGTGTCGACGTGACGGTGACGCTGGGCGGCCTCATCAAGGCGCCCTGCCGCATCGTCTGGACCGTCGACGAACCCCGCCGCAAGGGCTGGGCCTACGGCACCCTCCCCGGCCACCCCGAATGCGGCGAGGAGGCCTTCATAGTCGACCGCACCGGCGACGGCACGGTCTGGCTCACGGTCACCGCCTTCAGCCGCGGCGCCAAGTGGTACGCCCGAGCCGCCGGCCCCGCGACCCGAGGCCTCCAACACGCGTACGCACGACGGTGCGGAGTGATACTGCGACGGCTGGCGGACAACCCTAAAGGGTGA
- a CDS encoding M4 family metallopeptidase — translation MTPLYARHKRTTLAIATAVAAGALLTTGLTSGATAQPAPVADKARPAGAQVPLTPAARTALIKKADAATAETADEIGLGAKEELVVRDVLKDTDGTVHTRYERTFGGLPVLGGDLVVHESEAGGIKSVTKATKAAVKVSDLTAAVTRATAEKQALKAAKAEGSTKTAADKAPRKVVWAADGKPALAYETVVGGFQHDGTPQELHVVTDAETGKKLYEWEAVQTGSGNSQYNGSVTIGTTKSGSTYNLTDAGRGSHKTYNLSRSTSGTGTLLTDTDDVWGTGSISSSSTDQNAAVDAHYGAQVTWDFYKNVLGRNGIRNNGVAAYSRVHYGNGYINAFWSDSCFCMTYGDGERNVKPLTSLDVAGHEMTHGLTSNTARLTYSGESGGLNEATSDIIGTAVEFYAGNSKDVGDYLIGEKIDINGNGTPLRHMDQPSKDGDSPNSWSSSLGGLDVHYSSGPANHFFYLLSEGSGSKTINGVTYNSPTSNGSTLSGIGRDKAVQIWYKALSTYMTSTTNYKGARTATLSAASSLYGSSSAEYAAVNAAWAAVNVTA, via the coding sequence GTGACTCCCCTCTACGCGCGTCACAAGCGCACCACGCTCGCCATCGCGACCGCCGTCGCCGCCGGCGCGCTGCTCACCACAGGGCTGACCTCCGGTGCCACCGCCCAGCCCGCGCCGGTCGCGGACAAGGCCCGGCCGGCCGGCGCCCAGGTCCCGCTGACCCCCGCCGCGCGCACGGCCCTGATCAAGAAGGCGGACGCGGCCACCGCCGAGACCGCCGACGAGATAGGCCTCGGCGCCAAGGAGGAACTGGTCGTCCGTGACGTCCTCAAGGACACCGACGGCACGGTCCACACCCGCTACGAGCGCACCTTCGGCGGCCTCCCGGTCCTCGGCGGCGACCTCGTCGTGCACGAGTCCGAGGCCGGTGGCATCAAGAGCGTCACCAAGGCCACGAAGGCCGCCGTCAAGGTCTCCGACCTGACCGCCGCCGTCACCAGGGCCACCGCCGAGAAGCAGGCGCTGAAGGCCGCCAAGGCCGAGGGCTCCACCAAGACCGCGGCCGACAAGGCCCCCCGCAAGGTCGTCTGGGCCGCGGACGGCAAGCCCGCCCTCGCCTACGAGACGGTCGTCGGCGGCTTCCAGCACGACGGCACCCCGCAGGAGCTGCACGTCGTCACCGACGCGGAGACCGGCAAGAAGCTCTACGAGTGGGAGGCCGTCCAGACCGGCAGCGGCAACAGCCAGTACAACGGCTCGGTCACCATCGGCACCACCAAGTCGGGGTCGACGTACAACCTGACCGACGCCGGGCGCGGCAGCCACAAGACGTACAACCTGAGCCGCTCCACCTCCGGCACCGGCACGCTCCTCACCGACACGGACGACGTCTGGGGCACCGGCAGCATCTCCAGCTCCTCGACCGACCAGAACGCGGCGGTGGACGCCCACTACGGCGCCCAGGTCACCTGGGACTTCTACAAGAACGTCCTCGGCCGCAACGGCATCAGGAACAACGGCGTCGCCGCCTACTCCCGGGTCCACTACGGCAACGGGTACATCAACGCCTTCTGGTCCGACAGCTGCTTCTGCATGACGTACGGCGACGGCGAACGCAACGTCAAGCCGCTGACCTCCCTCGACGTGGCCGGTCACGAGATGACCCACGGACTCACCTCCAACACGGCGCGCCTGACCTACTCCGGTGAGTCCGGCGGTCTGAACGAGGCCACCTCGGACATCATCGGCACGGCGGTCGAGTTCTACGCCGGCAACTCCAAGGACGTCGGTGACTACCTCATCGGCGAGAAGATCGACATCAACGGCAACGGCACACCGCTGCGCCACATGGACCAGCCGAGCAAGGACGGCGACTCGCCCAACTCCTGGTCCTCGTCGCTCGGCGGCCTCGACGTCCACTACTCCTCGGGCCCGGCGAACCACTTCTTCTACCTGCTGAGCGAGGGCAGCGGCAGCAAGACGATCAACGGGGTGACGTACAACTCCCCGACGTCGAACGGCTCCACGCTCTCGGGCATCGGCCGCGACAAGGCCGTCCAGATCTGGTACAAGGCGCTCTCGACGTACATGACGTCCACCACGAACTACAAGGGCGCGCGTACGGCGACCCTGAGCGCGGCGTCCTCCCTCTACGGCTCCAGCAGCGCGGAGTACGCGGCGGTGAACGCGGCATGGGCGGCGGTCAACGTCACCGCGTGA